The proteins below are encoded in one region of Peribacillus muralis:
- the sigX gene encoding RNA polymerase sigma factor SigX, with translation MDSVFHDLYEKYHQEIYQFIYYMTKNRETAEDLMHEVYIRIMKAYERFEGKSSEKTWMYSIARNVTIDHFRKQKGWKDKIFANFDWDRQSIEDTKPMPEEVAILNDDIQALYQCLNRCTTNQRSVIILRYIQGMSITETADILNWSESKVKTTQHRALKVIKKLMEDLTGKEGRPIEEIPMERKRY, from the coding sequence ATGGATTCCGTTTTCCACGATCTTTATGAAAAATATCATCAGGAAATTTATCAATTCATTTATTATATGACTAAAAATCGTGAAACGGCAGAGGATCTTATGCATGAAGTCTATATCCGGATCATGAAGGCCTATGAACGATTCGAAGGTAAAAGCAGTGAAAAAACCTGGATGTATTCCATAGCGAGAAATGTGACGATCGATCATTTCCGAAAACAAAAAGGGTGGAAGGATAAAATTTTCGCTAACTTCGATTGGGATCGGCAATCGATTGAAGATACCAAGCCGATGCCGGAGGAAGTGGCGATATTGAACGATGATATCCAAGCTCTTTATCAATGCTTGAACCGATGCACCACGAATCAAAGGTCGGTCATCATTCTGCGATATATACAGGGGATGTCGATAACAGAAACAGCTGATATATTAAACTGGAGTGAAAGTAAGGTGAAAACGACCCAACACCGAGCCTTGAAGGTTATCAAAAAGCTGATGGAAGATTTAACTGGGAAGGAGGGACGCCCCATTGAGGAAATCCCGATGGAACGAAAAAGATATTGA
- a CDS encoding ATP-binding protein: MMLWGSVVGKLWATILLLVSFVLIVLTVLLVEFFENFQIENIENDLTKTAEQIIKVTNDHQGSNTDVLQIASELIGNETKMIILNDDKMVFSSIGDDEIEITPQSIKSDSELLKVFTERKTVKKEMALSKKNDEDLSAIVVGVPLELNGEKDEVFLFQSLESMEETTKSTTQFILLAAGIAIILTTFFAFFLSTRINAPLVKMREAALAIARGKFDTKVPILTQDEIGELAIAFNQMRKQLKFNMNALSQEKEHLSSILSSMADGVITFNKDGTILETNPPAERFLQSWYFEKGFNREDNVNVPLVLMNLFDESDSLDKEQIGEITLQGRDWGLIVSPLYTTPDNIRGAVAIIRDMTDERRMDKLRTDFIANVSHELRTPISMLQGYSEAIVDDIAGSEEEKMEMARIIYDESLRMGRLVNDLLDLAKLESGKMNLSYERVHISPYLKRITSKFAVLAKEKGISISMSLQDDDIDWHFDPDRIEQVLTNLIDNAIRHTPSGGNIDVIQRTSDRRGLVIDVRDSGSGIPEEDLPFVFERFYKADKARTRGRSGTGLGLAIAKNIINAHDGYISVNSLLDKGTTFSFILPRIMENPE, from the coding sequence CTGATGTTATGGGGCAGTGTTGTAGGAAAGCTTTGGGCAACGATCTTATTGCTCGTGTCATTTGTATTGATCGTTTTAACCGTTCTTCTCGTCGAATTTTTTGAGAATTTCCAAATAGAAAATATTGAGAATGATTTAACGAAAACGGCTGAACAAATCATCAAGGTGACAAATGATCATCAAGGATCTAATACGGATGTTTTACAAATAGCTTCTGAACTGATAGGCAATGAAACGAAAATGATCATTTTGAACGATGATAAAATGGTATTCTCATCCATCGGTGATGACGAAATTGAAATAACGCCGCAATCGATTAAGTCAGACTCCGAATTGCTTAAGGTTTTTACGGAAAGGAAGACCGTAAAAAAGGAAATGGCGCTGTCTAAAAAAAATGATGAGGATTTATCCGCCATCGTTGTAGGCGTGCCGCTTGAGTTGAATGGAGAGAAGGATGAGGTCTTCCTGTTTCAATCGTTGGAGTCGATGGAAGAAACGACTAAATCTACGACACAGTTCATTTTATTGGCAGCAGGAATTGCCATTATTTTAACTACGTTTTTTGCCTTCTTTTTATCAACCAGAATCAATGCTCCATTAGTGAAGATGAGGGAGGCTGCACTTGCCATCGCACGAGGGAAGTTTGATACGAAGGTGCCGATCCTGACCCAAGATGAAATCGGTGAGCTGGCGATAGCGTTTAATCAGATGAGAAAGCAACTGAAATTCAATATGAATGCGCTCAGCCAGGAAAAGGAGCACCTTTCAAGCATTTTAAGCAGTATGGCAGATGGGGTCATTACCTTCAATAAAGATGGTACGATTCTTGAGACGAATCCGCCAGCTGAAAGATTCCTGCAATCCTGGTATTTCGAAAAGGGATTTAACAGGGAAGATAATGTGAATGTCCCGTTGGTGCTGATGAATCTATTTGATGAGTCGGATTCTCTGGATAAGGAGCAAATCGGGGAAATTACGTTGCAGGGGCGCGACTGGGGCTTGATTGTCAGTCCCTTATATACCACTCCCGACAATATCCGGGGAGCGGTTGCCATCATTCGCGATATGACTGATGAAAGGCGGATGGACAAGCTAAGAACGGATTTCATTGCGAATGTTTCCCATGAGCTGAGAACACCGATTTCCATGCTGCAAGGGTACAGTGAAGCGATCGTTGATGACATAGCCGGCAGCGAAGAGGAAAAGATGGAGATGGCCCGCATCATTTATGATGAGTCCTTGAGGATGGGCCGTTTAGTCAATGATTTACTCGATTTAGCTAAATTGGAATCGGGAAAAATGAATCTTAGCTATGAGCGTGTTCACATTTCCCCTTACTTGAAAAGAATTACCAGCAAGTTTGCCGTGCTTGCCAAGGAAAAGGGAATCTCCATATCGATGAGCCTTCAAGATGATGATATCGATTGGCATTTCGATCCGGATCGTATTGAACAGGTCTTGACGAATCTGATCGATAATGCAATCCGCCATACTCCTTCAGGAGGGAACATTGATGTCATTCAAAGGACAAGTGATCGAAGAGGCCTGGTCATAGATGTGAGGGATTCTGGATCGGGTATCCCCGAAGAGGACTTACCATTTGTATTCGAGAGATTTTATAAAGCGGATAAAGCAAGGACACGCGGTCGGTCAGGTACGGGATTGGGGTTGGCAATCGCAAAAAATATCATCAATGCCCACGATGGCTACATTTCGGTAAACAGTTTACTGGATAAAGGAACAACATTCAGTTTTATCCTGCCTCGAATTATGGAAAATCCTGAATGA
- a CDS encoding response regulator yields MYNAIKILVVDDEERIRRLLKMYLEREEYIIDEAENGDVALTKALENDYDLILLDIMMPGKDGIEVCRELREKKTTPIIMLTAKGEEVNRVQGFEVGTDDYIVKPFSPREVVLRVKALLRRSSSTSYVQTETTAKDVIVFSHLTIDNDAHRVLADDKEVSLTPKEYELLYFLAKSPDKVFDREQLLKEVWHYEFFGDLRTVDTHVKRLREKLNRISENAAKMIVTVWGVGYKFEVIND; encoded by the coding sequence ATGTATAATGCAATTAAAATTCTCGTGGTGGATGACGAAGAAAGAATCCGCCGGTTATTAAAGATGTATTTGGAAAGAGAGGAATACATAATCGATGAAGCGGAAAATGGTGATGTGGCATTAACAAAAGCCCTCGAAAATGATTATGATTTAATTTTATTGGATATCATGATGCCTGGTAAAGATGGAATCGAAGTATGCCGTGAGCTGCGGGAGAAGAAAACGACACCTATCATCATGCTGACGGCTAAAGGAGAAGAAGTGAACCGGGTCCAAGGATTCGAAGTCGGGACCGATGATTATATCGTGAAACCGTTCAGTCCCCGGGAAGTCGTATTGAGGGTGAAAGCTTTATTGCGTCGATCGTCCAGCACGAGTTACGTACAGACTGAAACGACTGCTAAAGATGTTATCGTTTTCTCGCATTTAACCATAGATAATGATGCCCATAGGGTGCTAGCCGATGACAAAGAGGTTTCTCTAACTCCAAAGGAATATGAATTATTATATTTCTTGGCCAAATCCCCTGATAAAGTTTTCGATCGGGAGCAGCTATTAAAAGAAGTGTGGCACTATGAATTCTTTGGAGATCTTCGAACTGTAGACACACACGTAAAACGCTTGCGTGAAAAACTAAACCGAATATCAGAAAATGCAGCTAAGATGATTGTCACGGTTTGGGGTGTCGGTTACAAGTTCGAAGTTATTAATGACTGA